One window from the genome of Paramisgurnus dabryanus chromosome 20, PD_genome_1.1, whole genome shotgun sequence encodes:
- the tmem72 gene encoding transmembrane protein 72: MKGLALWAVVECACRVSGISTSAVLCAVGIETLKQGEFHSLAIYLLFSSVAIMFFEVAYFIDALVAMCFTCPPTWKFFIIWKKIAKVGGFQKFLYYTMMSLMCFLHPVLAWHAVIPGVMLLVTGFLNFILSKKKKSEPPKDSSVYNDPSQSSVCITDTGHTEQTFSFIHTTSGKRGSAFHGITDNSQSMLGEHESVKNANCKKTNTCIRNVHFVDSVILEDSEIVEYSEVEPEESTSDKVPIISSM, encoded by the exons ATGAAGGGCTTGGCTTTGTGGGCTGTGGTGGAATGCGCCTGCAGGGTTTCTGGCATCTCGACTTCTGCAG TACTTTGTGCAGTGGGCATAGAGACACTGAAACAGGGGGAGTTTCACAGCTTAGCCATCTATCTCCT GTTTTCTTCAGTGGCgattatgttttttgaagttGCATATTTTATTGATGCTCTGGTGGCAATGTGCTTCAC TTGTCCGCCTACATGGAAGTTCTTCATTATTTGGAAGAAGATCGCCAAAGTTGGGGGCTTCCAAAAGTTTCTATACTACACAATGATGTCTTTAATGTGTTTCCTGCATCCAGTGCTTGCATGGCATGCTGTAATACCAG GAGTTATGCTGCTAGTGACTGGATTCCTTAACTTCATATTGAGCAAAAAGAAAAAATCAGAACCTCCTAAAGATTCCAGTGTATATAATGACCCAAGTCAATCTTCTGTCTGTATCACAGACACGGGACACACTGAACAGACATTTTCTTTCATCCACACAACCTCTGGCAAAAGAGGATCTGCTTTTCATGGCATCACAGACAACAGTCAGTCAATGCTTGGAGAGCATGAGTCAGTCAAGAACGCCAACTGCAAGAAAACAAACACATGCATTAGAAATGTGCACTTCGTAGATAGTGTCATCCTGGAGGATTCGGAGATTGTTGAATACAGTGAGGTGGAACCAGAAGAGAGTACGTCAGATAAAGTACCAATAATTAGTTCAATGTGA